A DNA window from Patagioenas fasciata isolate bPatFas1 chromosome 1, bPatFas1.hap1, whole genome shotgun sequence contains the following coding sequences:
- the MCM10 gene encoding protein MCM10 homolog isoform X2 has translation MEADDDLDLLASLLEESEATEEGNPKEEDAPENEVGEPDEYDELFDAEDDVSYTEEVDTEDSMIDEQKENLAALFGDVDDLLEEEEAEETVHTSTPSQAKEKTNQELQAELRKLQEQMKILQEQLQKTAIGQQSSSGTEKKSPGKSPCPPLKERKVQKLQESPCFSAQLGNPLPPARRGIQKSKASSAENKAPIPQKVLSLAFQPLKSAAGNTPSKVPKEKTPQVPTCSSAAPQPVSVETFSGLRLRKPRVSSAEMERKMANRKLIRLSQLKSKLAAENVEEIDWVTFGVIVKKVTPQSANNGRTFSIWRLNDLRDLNQCVSLFLFGDVHKEHWKTDQGTVIGLLNANPMKPKEGSDEVCLSVDHPQKILLMGEALDMGTCKARKKNGDPCAQIVNLNDCEYCQYHVQSQYKKLSSKRADLQSTFSGGHIPKKVGRKNPSLKERLCQDGFYYGGVSSAAYAASVAAAAAPKRKIQTTLSNLVVRGVDAIVQETREKIGAAKRPLQCSEEFKELLAQPTFGARNLCKHWTKADVEKKQGANFQSVSASALLKQQKQKMLEARKKRSEEIQRRFLQNTSRAGSPALPSSSKQSSLHSPVPGVEFPKAAKMSTPQRPRLGTGFSEGEDILFFDRSPPPRPKLDSLAEAKKLAAIHRLRAKGQILAKTDPNGVKRKRADVDDVLEIVERVEKNVAQPQGTDELEPAQKKRREQLAYLESEEFQKILKAKSKHTGVLKEVEAELQEQYFQPLVKKEEMEEKMRSIKELKCRVVTCKTCNYTYFKPLETCVQDNHDYHWHDAIKRFFKCPCGNRAISLDRLPKKPCSTCGLFKWERDGMLKEKKGPKIGGETLLPRGEEQPKFLNSLK, from the exons ATGGAAG CTGATGACGACTTGGATCTTTTGGCTTCCCTCCTGGAAGAAAGTGAGGCAACTGAGGAGGGGAATCCTAAGGAGGAAGATGCCCCAGAGAATGAAGTGGGAGAACCAGATGAATATGATGAGCTCTTTGATGCAGAAGATGATGTGTCCTACACTGAGGAGGTTGATACCGAAGACAGTATGATTGATGAGCAGAAGGAGAACCTGGCTGCGCTGTTTGGAGATGTGGATGACCTgctggaagaggaggaggcagaagaaACTGTCCACACTTCAACTCCCAGTCAGGCAAAAGAGAAGACCAATCAAGAGCTGCAAG CTGAGCTGAGAAAGCTGCAAGAACAGATGAAGATATTACAGGAGCAGTTGCAAAAGACTGCAATTGGGCAGCAATCCAGTTCAGGCACTGAGAAGAAAAGCCCTG GTAAATCTCCCTGTCCACccttaaaggaaagaaaagttcAGAAGCTGCAAGAGTCACCATGTTTCTCGGCCCAGCTGGGCAATCCTTTACCACCAGCCAGGAGAGGAATCCAGAAATCAAAAGCATCCTCAGCAG agAACAAGGCTCCTATTCCACAGAAAGTCCTCAGTCTGGCGTTCCAGCCTCTCAAGTCTGCTGCAGGGAACACACCCAGTAAGGTGCCCAAAGAGAAGACTCCTCAGGTGCCTACATGCTCCAGTGCAGCACCTCAGCCCGTGTCTGTGGAAACCTTCTCGGGACTGAGATTAAG AAAACCCCGGGTTTCATCAGCTGAAATGGAGAGGAAAATGGCAAACCGGAAGCTCATCCGACTGTCCCAGCTCAAAAGCAAACTTGCTGCAGAAAATGTGGAGGAAATAGACTGGGTGACATTTGGAGTCATCGTGAAGAAGGTCACTCCTCAGAGTGCAAATAAT GGCAGAACCTTCAGCATCTGGCGGCTGAACGACCTGCGGGATCTCAATCAGTGTGTCTCGCTCTTCCTGTTCGGTGATGTCCACAAAGAGCACTGGAAGACTGACCAAGGCACAGTCATCGGGCTGCTCAACGCCAATCCTATGAAACCTAAAGAAGGCTCAGATGAG GTGTGTTTGTCTGTTGACCATCCCCAGAAGATCCTGCTCATGGGTGAAGCTCTGGACATGGGCACCTGCAAAGCCAGGAAGAAGAACGGTGATCCCTGTGCGCAGATTGTGAACCTG AACGACTGTGAATATTGTCAGTATCATGTGCAATCCCAGTACAAGAAGCTCAGCTCGAAGCGGGCAGATCTGCAGTCCACTTTCTCCGGTGGCCACATTCCCAAAAAAGTTGGTCGGAAAAATCCCAGTTTGAAGGAGAGGCTGTGTCAGGATGGGTTTTACTATGGAGGTGTCTCTTCAGCAGCATATGCAGCCTCAGT tgcagcagctgcagcaccgaAAAGGAAGATTCAAACCACACTCTCCAATCTGGTCGTAAGAGGAGTTGATGCAATTGTCCAGGAAACCAGGGAGAAAATTG GTGCAGCAAAGAGACCCCTGCAGTGTTCTGAGGAATTCAAGgagctgctggcacagccaaCTTTTGGAGCACGAAACCTCTGCAAACACTGGACCAAAGCAG atgTTGAAAAGAAGCAAGGGGCCAATTTCCAGTCTGTCTCTGCTTCAGCGCTGCTCAagcaacagaaacagaaaatgctgGAGGCCAGAAAAAAGCGATCTGAAGAGATTCAGAGGCG GTTTCTCCAGAACACAAGTAGAGCCGGCAGCCCCGCTCTCCCATCCTCCTCCAAACAATCCTCGCTCCATTCCCCAGTGCCTGGGGTGGAGTTTCCCAAAGCTGCCAAAATGTCAACTCCTCAAAGGCCCAGGCTGGGCACAGGCTTCTCAGAAGGAGAAGATATCCTCTTCTTTGACAGGTCTCCACCTCCAAGACCAAAGCTTGACAGTTTGGCAGAAGCCAAAAAG CTGGCTGCGATACACCGACTGCGAGCAAAAGGCCAGATTCTTGCTAAAACTGACCCAAACGGTGTCAAGAGGAAAAGAGCTGATGTTGATGATGTCCTAGAAATTGTTGAAAGAGTTGAGAAAAATGTTGCTCAGCCACAAG GTACGGATGAACTGGAGCCTGCCCAAAAGAAGCGGCGGGAGCAGCTGGCCTATCTGGAGTCAGAAGAGTTCCAGAAAATCCTGAAGGCCAAGTCCAAGCACACGGGTGTCCTGAAAGAG GTTGAGGCTGAACTGCAGGAGCAATACTTTCAGCCGCTggtgaaaaaagaagaaatggaagagaagATGAGGAGCATTAAAGAATTGAAATGTCGAGTTGTGACATGTAAAACG TGTAACTACACCTATTTCAAGCCCCTGGAGACATGTGTGCAGGACAACCATGACTACCACTGGCATGATGCCATCAAGCGATTTTTCAAATGTCCTTGTGGAAACCGAGCTATTTCCCTTGACAGGCTCCCAAAAAAGCCCTGCAG TACCTGTGGCCTCTTCAAGTGGGAGCGAGACGGGATGCTAAAG GAGAAAAAAGGTCCCAAGATTGGTGGGGAAACACTTTTACCAAGAGGAGAGGAACAACCAAAATTTCTCAATAGTCTTAAGTGA
- the MCM10 gene encoding protein MCM10 homolog isoform X1: MEADDDLDLLASLLEESEATEEGNPKEEDAPENEVGEPDEYDELFDAEDDVSYTEEVDTEDSMIDEQKENLAALFGDVDDLLEEEEAEETVHTSTPSQAKEKTNQELQAELRKLQEQMKILQEQLQKTAIGQQSSSGTEKKSPGKSPCPPLKERKVQKLQESPCFSAQLGNPLPPARRGIQKSKASSAENKAPIPQKVLSLAFQPLKSAAGNTPSKVPKEKTPQVPTCSSAAPQPVSVETFSGLRLRKPRVSSAEMERKMANRKLIRLSQLKSKLAAENVEEIDWVTFGVIVKKVTPQSANNGRTFSIWRLNDLRDLNQCVSLFLFGDVHKEHWKTDQGTVIGLLNANPMKPKEGSDEVCLSVDHPQKILLMGEALDMGTCKARKKNGDPCAQIVNLNDCEYCQYHVQSQYKKLSSKRADLQSTFSGGHIPKKVGRKNPSLKERLCQDGFYYGGVSSAAYAASVAAAAAPKRKIQTTLSNLVVRGVDAIVQETREKIGAAKRPLQCSEEFKELLAQPTFGARNLCKHWTKADVEKKQGANFQSVSASALLKQQKQKMLEARKKRSEEIQRRFLQNTSRAGSPALPSSSKQSSLHSPVPGVEFPKAAKMSTPQRPRLGTGFSEGEDILFFDRSPPPRPKLDSLAEAKKLAAIHRLRAKGQILAKTDPNGVKRKRADVDDVLEIVERVEKNVAQPQGTEAVNGTDELEPAQKKRREQLAYLESEEFQKILKAKSKHTGVLKEVEAELQEQYFQPLVKKEEMEEKMRSIKELKCRVVTCKTCNYTYFKPLETCVQDNHDYHWHDAIKRFFKCPCGNRAISLDRLPKKPCSTCGLFKWERDGMLKEKKGPKIGGETLLPRGEEQPKFLNSLK; encoded by the exons ATGGAAG CTGATGACGACTTGGATCTTTTGGCTTCCCTCCTGGAAGAAAGTGAGGCAACTGAGGAGGGGAATCCTAAGGAGGAAGATGCCCCAGAGAATGAAGTGGGAGAACCAGATGAATATGATGAGCTCTTTGATGCAGAAGATGATGTGTCCTACACTGAGGAGGTTGATACCGAAGACAGTATGATTGATGAGCAGAAGGAGAACCTGGCTGCGCTGTTTGGAGATGTGGATGACCTgctggaagaggaggaggcagaagaaACTGTCCACACTTCAACTCCCAGTCAGGCAAAAGAGAAGACCAATCAAGAGCTGCAAG CTGAGCTGAGAAAGCTGCAAGAACAGATGAAGATATTACAGGAGCAGTTGCAAAAGACTGCAATTGGGCAGCAATCCAGTTCAGGCACTGAGAAGAAAAGCCCTG GTAAATCTCCCTGTCCACccttaaaggaaagaaaagttcAGAAGCTGCAAGAGTCACCATGTTTCTCGGCCCAGCTGGGCAATCCTTTACCACCAGCCAGGAGAGGAATCCAGAAATCAAAAGCATCCTCAGCAG agAACAAGGCTCCTATTCCACAGAAAGTCCTCAGTCTGGCGTTCCAGCCTCTCAAGTCTGCTGCAGGGAACACACCCAGTAAGGTGCCCAAAGAGAAGACTCCTCAGGTGCCTACATGCTCCAGTGCAGCACCTCAGCCCGTGTCTGTGGAAACCTTCTCGGGACTGAGATTAAG AAAACCCCGGGTTTCATCAGCTGAAATGGAGAGGAAAATGGCAAACCGGAAGCTCATCCGACTGTCCCAGCTCAAAAGCAAACTTGCTGCAGAAAATGTGGAGGAAATAGACTGGGTGACATTTGGAGTCATCGTGAAGAAGGTCACTCCTCAGAGTGCAAATAAT GGCAGAACCTTCAGCATCTGGCGGCTGAACGACCTGCGGGATCTCAATCAGTGTGTCTCGCTCTTCCTGTTCGGTGATGTCCACAAAGAGCACTGGAAGACTGACCAAGGCACAGTCATCGGGCTGCTCAACGCCAATCCTATGAAACCTAAAGAAGGCTCAGATGAG GTGTGTTTGTCTGTTGACCATCCCCAGAAGATCCTGCTCATGGGTGAAGCTCTGGACATGGGCACCTGCAAAGCCAGGAAGAAGAACGGTGATCCCTGTGCGCAGATTGTGAACCTG AACGACTGTGAATATTGTCAGTATCATGTGCAATCCCAGTACAAGAAGCTCAGCTCGAAGCGGGCAGATCTGCAGTCCACTTTCTCCGGTGGCCACATTCCCAAAAAAGTTGGTCGGAAAAATCCCAGTTTGAAGGAGAGGCTGTGTCAGGATGGGTTTTACTATGGAGGTGTCTCTTCAGCAGCATATGCAGCCTCAGT tgcagcagctgcagcaccgaAAAGGAAGATTCAAACCACACTCTCCAATCTGGTCGTAAGAGGAGTTGATGCAATTGTCCAGGAAACCAGGGAGAAAATTG GTGCAGCAAAGAGACCCCTGCAGTGTTCTGAGGAATTCAAGgagctgctggcacagccaaCTTTTGGAGCACGAAACCTCTGCAAACACTGGACCAAAGCAG atgTTGAAAAGAAGCAAGGGGCCAATTTCCAGTCTGTCTCTGCTTCAGCGCTGCTCAagcaacagaaacagaaaatgctgGAGGCCAGAAAAAAGCGATCTGAAGAGATTCAGAGGCG GTTTCTCCAGAACACAAGTAGAGCCGGCAGCCCCGCTCTCCCATCCTCCTCCAAACAATCCTCGCTCCATTCCCCAGTGCCTGGGGTGGAGTTTCCCAAAGCTGCCAAAATGTCAACTCCTCAAAGGCCCAGGCTGGGCACAGGCTTCTCAGAAGGAGAAGATATCCTCTTCTTTGACAGGTCTCCACCTCCAAGACCAAAGCTTGACAGTTTGGCAGAAGCCAAAAAG CTGGCTGCGATACACCGACTGCGAGCAAAAGGCCAGATTCTTGCTAAAACTGACCCAAACGGTGTCAAGAGGAAAAGAGCTGATGTTGATGATGTCCTAGAAATTGTTGAAAGAGTTGAGAAAAATGTTGCTCAGCCACAAGGTACAGAAGCAGTGAATG GTACGGATGAACTGGAGCCTGCCCAAAAGAAGCGGCGGGAGCAGCTGGCCTATCTGGAGTCAGAAGAGTTCCAGAAAATCCTGAAGGCCAAGTCCAAGCACACGGGTGTCCTGAAAGAG GTTGAGGCTGAACTGCAGGAGCAATACTTTCAGCCGCTggtgaaaaaagaagaaatggaagagaagATGAGGAGCATTAAAGAATTGAAATGTCGAGTTGTGACATGTAAAACG TGTAACTACACCTATTTCAAGCCCCTGGAGACATGTGTGCAGGACAACCATGACTACCACTGGCATGATGCCATCAAGCGATTTTTCAAATGTCCTTGTGGAAACCGAGCTATTTCCCTTGACAGGCTCCCAAAAAAGCCCTGCAG TACCTGTGGCCTCTTCAAGTGGGAGCGAGACGGGATGCTAAAG GAGAAAAAAGGTCCCAAGATTGGTGGGGAAACACTTTTACCAAGAGGAGAGGAACAACCAAAATTTCTCAATAGTCTTAAGTGA